In the Caenorhabditis elegans chromosome X genome, one interval contains:
- the Y12A6A.1 gene encoding TPM domain-containing protein (Confirmed by transcript evidence): MLRAIILSLATVFVLCTESDYTVETYPNPKRGGYKECGLRSSGLVCDPYETLSESERYRINNQLINFVTKTEEGGNTFCSKKGTDAMFVIMNKASQEFADNLRKHWSTIDTQCGRFGLLVLSLDDRQIFGSFDERSPINMAQLQAIIATEENHIKTGAYTTAVTNILKEVAASMTPQKGVTTTTPASSTKYSPAQLSVCSFLAALLYFF; the protein is encoded by the exons ATGCTTAGAGCCATCATCTTGTCACTAGCCACAGTTTTTGTATTATGTACAGAAAGCGACTATACTGTAGAAACATATCCGAACCCGAAAAGAGGTGGCTACAAGGAGTGCGGTCTGCGCAGTTCTGGCCTTGTTTGCGATCCATATGAG aCGCTCAGTGAATCAGAGCGCTACCGTATCAACAATCAGCTTATCAATTTCGTTACTAAAACTGAAGAGGGTGGCAACACGTTCTGCTCCAAAAAAGGAACCGATGCAATGTTTGTGATTATGAACAag GCATCCCAGGAGTTTGCTGACAACCTTCGAAAACACTGGAGCACAATTGATACACAATGCGGACGTTTTGGACTTCTTGTTCTCTCGCTTGATGACCGACAAATCTTCGGATCTTTCGATGAGCGATCGCCAATAA atatgGCTCAACTCCAAGCTATCATCGCTACAGAAGAAAACCACATCAAAACAGGAGCGTATACCACCGCGGTAACAAACATCCTGAAAGAAGTAGCAGCTTCAATGACTCCACAAAAGGGCGTCACAACTACAACACCAGCATCTTCAACAAAGTATTCACCAGCTCAATTGTCCGTTTGCTCTTTTCTTGCTgcacttttatattttttctaa
- the nlp-53 gene encoding Neuropeptide-Like Protein (Confirmed by transcript evidence) — protein sequence MSSWLRTLFVFFIVLVVSTSALPSDYVRFLIQSARNHENSYYPQEEAGFMRVNRNQGAGSVSLDSLASLPMLRYG from the exons ATGAGCAGTTGGTTGCGAACCcttttcgttttcttcatCGTGCTCGTCGTCTCGACTTCGGCACTACCGTCAGATTATGTGCGGTTCCTGATTCAAT CAGCCAGAAATCACGAAAATTCTTATTACCCACAGGAAGAGGCTGGGTTTATGAGAGTCAATCGGAATCAG ggTGCTGGATCAGTGAGTCTCGATTCGCTGGCTTCTCTTCCAATGCTGCGGTACGGATAA